In Chanodichthys erythropterus isolate Z2021 chromosome 11, ASM2448905v1, whole genome shotgun sequence, a single window of DNA contains:
- the gigyf1a gene encoding GRB10-interacting GYF protein 1 isoform X3, giving the protein MTAETLNFGPEWLRALSSGGSVSSPPASPAMPKYKLAEYRYGREEMLALYVKDNKVPEEMQDKEFAAILQDEPQQPLALLPLTEEEQRNFSMSVNSVAVLRLMGKGGGAVPAGVNRGRGSVRGRGRGEGGFYQRSSEEGEGGFGRSVREIHRSQSWDDRSERRFEKPLRRDGVRLGFEEGCPGGRKEFMRSDSDNWRTLREEQEEEEAGETGGSWRVTGGRREDGGPRSAGWREHTGPGEVRRRKFDFDFRDGGSEGGRRRAGSDGAEEERDGLPEWCTDEEDGEMGTFDSSGAFMSVKKGPKDPIPEEEFEFQGLEDEEENGANQEKNGTGAEKSEKDVIDSAPVSEIEVKPVSPSPPPPLPPSLPAPVLEAVPSAAPSGLEEPHLVPSIPNKLPSEVLSEAMLDLSPSASSSLPSSPPSLSSAATDLPPPGGDIEDDEGMKHLQQEAEKMVAALQDTSLEEECFTQTLQESRNTASALPLSHDSAMKWFYKDPQGEIQGPFSTVEMCEWFQAGYFAMNLLVKRGCDEGFQPLGEVIKMWGRVPFAPGPSPPPLLVRNQAHLRPQPPRGAIGNMDQERLKKQQELAAATALYQQQQQLFQLINRCGEQGMMPSLNRSMSVPDTGSMWDMHTSASQPAGGEASLWDLMNSSTQGPILEQLQKLHERREAELRAKREEEERKRRDEKRREEQKRREEEELYRRKQQQDLLMKLLQQAPRQGSSGSGSGWSGGPIPGLGKQTKPHNLLDIQQEAERMHKQQHRVQQQQRWNDASSLWGAAGSLDGKVGGGGSPSGGGMGVWDEALKNQSALRNNMGLKNSRSSPSLSEQYMMRGRKRTEEEERLLKLLQGMKSQDGFTTWCEQMLHALNTSANNSSSSQDVPTIVAYLKEVESPYEVLNFICSYLGDTVEAKEFARQFLERRAKQKANHQRQQQQLSKEMAGLSMNNFPLQDTVRGMNPSALQSMFQAVHSGKGGVVYDQAAKLKKKQPMMLHSDPSILGYSFHGGPDRYGLNEMEMVEDY; this is encoded by the exons ACTGTTGCCTCTCACTGAAGAGGAGCAG aGGAACTTCTCCATGTCTGTCAATAGTGTGGCTGTGCTGAGGCTAATGGGTAAAGGGGGTGGAGCCGTCCCGGCTGGGGTGAATCGAGGCAGAGGCAGCGTGCGAG GTCGAGGAAGAGGAGAGGGCGGATTCTACCAAAGAAGCAGTGAGGAAGGAGAGGGTGGATTTGGTCGTAGCGTTCGAGAGATCCATCGCAGCCAGAGCTGGGATGACag AAGTGAGAGGCGTTTTGAGAAACCTCTGCGGAGGGATGGTGTGCGGCTGGGTTTTGAGGAAGGATGTCCAGGTGGCAGAAAGGAGTTCATGCGCTCTGATAGCGACAACTGGCGCACGTTGAGAGAAGaacaggaggaggaggaagcggGAGAAACTGGTGGCAGCTGGAGAGTCACTGGCGGACGAAGAGAAG ATGGTGGTCCTCGCTCGGCTGGTTGGCGTGAACACACTGGTCCAGGTGAAGTTCGCCGCAGGAAGTTTGATTTCGACTTCCGGGATGGAGGGAGTGAGGGAGGCAGAAGGAGAGCAGGCAGCGATGGAGCAGAAGAGGAAAGAGATGGCCTGCCAGAGTGGTGCACAGATGAGGAAGACGGAGAAATGGGAACCTTTGATTCTTCTGGAGCATTTATGTCTGTTAAG AAGGGCCCGAAAGACCCCATTCCAGAAGAAGAGTTTGAGTTCCAGGGGTTGGAGGATGAGGAAGAGAACGGTGCTAATCAAGAGAAGAATGGCACTGGTGCTGAAAAAAGCGAGAAAG ATGTCATTGACTCCGCTCCAGTGTCTGAAATTGAAGTGAAACCGGTTTCTCCttcccctcctcctcctctccctccctctcttccTGCTCCTGTCCTTGAGGCTGTGCCCTCTGCTGCCCCCTCTGGCTTGGAGGAGCCTCACCTTGTCCCCTCCATTCCTAACAAATTACCAAGTGAAG TGTTATCAGAGGCCATGTTAGATTTGAGCCCCAGTGCCTCCTCCAGTCTGCCTTCATCGCCTCCCTCCTTGTCCTCTGCTGCTACTGACCTCCCACCTCCGGGGGGCGATATTGAGGATGACGAGGGCATGAAGCACCTGCAACAG GAGGCAGAGAAGATGGTGGCAGCGCTCCAGGACACCTCTCTAGAGGAAGAGTGCTTCACACAGACTCTTCAGGAGAGCAGAAACACAGCCTCTGCTCTTCCTCTCTCCCATGACTCTGCCATGAAATGGTTTTACAAAGACCCGCAAGGAGAGATCCAGG GTCCGTTCAGTACAGTGGAAATGTGTGAATGGTTTCAGGCGGGGTATTTCGCCATGAACCTGCTTGTTAAACGTGGTTGTGATGAGGGATTTCAGCCGTTGGGGGAAGTCATTAAGATGTGGGGGCGTGTGCCTTTTGCCCCTGGTCCCTCCCCTCCGCCCCTCCTGGTGAGGAATCAAGCCCATCTTCGCCCTCAACCACCCCGGGGGGCAATC GGTAATATGGATCAGGAGCGGTTAAAGAAGCAGCAGGAATTAGCTGCTGCCACGGCTCTTTaccagcagcaacagcagctgTTTCAGCTCATCAACAG GTGTGGAGAGCAGGGTATGATGCCTTCGTTAAACAGGTCGATGTCAGTGCCAGATACAGGGTCCATGTGGGACATGCATACCTCAGCCTCACAGCCAGCAg GCGGTGAGGCCAGTCTATGGGACTTAATGAATTCTTCAACTCAGGGTCCAATTCTAGAACAGCTTCAGAAG CTACATGAGAGAAGAGAAGCTGAACTCAGGGCCAAGCGTGAGGAAGAGGAAAGGAAACGGAGGGATGAAAAAAGGAGGGAAGAGCAGAAAaggagagaggaggaggagctTTACAGGCGCAAGCAG CAGCAGGATTTGCTGATGAAGTTGCTCCAGCAGGCTCCGCGTCAGGGTTCCTCTGGCTCTGGGTCGGGTTGGAGCGGGGGACCCATCCCTGGGCTGGGAAAGCAGACCAAGCCCCACAACCTCCTGGACATCCAGCAGGAGGCTGAAAGAATGCACAAACAACAGCACAGAGTCCAGCAACAGCAGAGg TGGAATGATGCCTCTTCGTTGTGGGGGGCAGCCGGGTCTTTGGATGGAAAGGTGGGTGGTGGTGGCAGCCCCTCGGGAGGAGGGATGGGGGTCTGGGACGAGGCCCTCAAGAACCAGAGCGCTCTTCGGAACAACATGGGGCTGAAGAACAGCCGCAGCAGTCCCTCATTGAG TGAGCAGTACATGATGAGGGGCCGTAAGCGCACTGAGGAGGAGGAGCGGCTGTTGAAACTCCTGCAGGGGATGAAGTCTCAGGATGGCTTCACCACCTGGTGTGAACAGATGCTGCATGCGCTCAACACCTCCGCCAATAACTCTTCCTCTTCCCAGGATG TGCCCACCATTGTGGCGTACCTGAAGGAGGTGGAGTCTCCGTATGAGGTGTTGAACTTTATCTGCTCCTATCTGGGCGACACTGTTGAAGCCAAAGAGTTCGCCAGACAGTTCCTGGAGCGCCGTGCCAAACAGAAAGCTAACCACCAGAGACAGCAGCAGCAG CTCTCCAAAGAGATGGCTGGACTAAGCATGAACAACTTCCCTCTCCAG GATACTGTACGCGGAATGAACCCCAGTGCCCTGCAGTCTATGTTCCaggcagtgcattctgggaagGGGGGTGTGGTCTATGATCAGGCAGCAAAGCTGAAGAAGAAACAGCCCATGATGCTGCACTCTGACCCAAGCATCTTAG GGTACTCATTCCATGGTGGCCCTGATCGGTATGGTCTAAACGAGATGGAGATGGTCGAGGATTACTAA
- the gigyf1a gene encoding GRB10-interacting GYF protein 1 isoform X5 has product MTAETLNFGPEWLRALSSGGSVSSPPASPAMPKYKLAEYRYGREEMLALYVKDNKVPEEMQDKEFAAILQDEPQQPLALLPLTEEEQRNFSMSVNSVAVLRLMGKGGGAVPAGVNRGRGSVRGRGRGEGGFYQRSSEEGEGGFGRSVREIHRSQSWDDRSERRFEKPLRRDGVRLGFEEGCPGGRKEFMRSDSDNWRTLREEQEEEEAGETGGSWRVTGGRREDGGPRSAGWREHTGPGEVRRRKFDFDFRDGGSEGGRRRAGSDGAEEERDGLPEWCTDEEDGEMGTFDSSGAFMSVKKGPKDPIPEEEFEFQGLEDEEENGANQEKNGTGAEKSEKDVIDSAPVSEIEVKPVSPSPPPPLPPSLPAPVLEAVPSAAPSGLEEPHLVPSIPNKLPSEVLSEAMLDLSPSASSSLPSSPPSLSSAATDLPPPGGDIEDDEGMKHLQQEAEKMVAALQDTSLEEECFTQTLQESRNTASALPLSHDSAMKWFYKDPQGEIQGPFSTVEMCEWFQAGYFAMNLLVKRGCDEGFQPLGEVIKMWGRVPFAPGPSPPPLLGNMDQERLKKQQELAAATALYQQQQQLFQLINRCGEQGMMPSLNRSMSVPDTGSMWDMHTSASQPAGGEASLWDLMNSSTQGPILEQLQKLHERREAELRAKREEEERKRRDEKRREEQKRREEEELYRRKQQQDLLMKLLQQAPRQGSSGSGSGWSGGPIPGLGKQTKPHNLLDIQQEAERMHKQQHRVQQQQRWNDASSLWGAAGSLDGKVGGGGSPSGGGMGVWDEALKNQSALRNNMGLKNSRSSPSLSEQYMMRGRKRTEEEERLLKLLQGMKSQDGFTTWCEQMLHALNTSANNSSSSQDVPTIVAYLKEVESPYEVLNFICSYLGDTVEAKEFARQFLERRAKQKANHQRQQQQLSKEMAGLSMNNFPLQDTVRGMNPSALQSMFQAVHSGKGGVVYDQAAKLKKKQPMMLHSDPSILGYSFHGGPDRYGLNEMEMVEDY; this is encoded by the exons ACTGTTGCCTCTCACTGAAGAGGAGCAG aGGAACTTCTCCATGTCTGTCAATAGTGTGGCTGTGCTGAGGCTAATGGGTAAAGGGGGTGGAGCCGTCCCGGCTGGGGTGAATCGAGGCAGAGGCAGCGTGCGAG GTCGAGGAAGAGGAGAGGGCGGATTCTACCAAAGAAGCAGTGAGGAAGGAGAGGGTGGATTTGGTCGTAGCGTTCGAGAGATCCATCGCAGCCAGAGCTGGGATGACag AAGTGAGAGGCGTTTTGAGAAACCTCTGCGGAGGGATGGTGTGCGGCTGGGTTTTGAGGAAGGATGTCCAGGTGGCAGAAAGGAGTTCATGCGCTCTGATAGCGACAACTGGCGCACGTTGAGAGAAGaacaggaggaggaggaagcggGAGAAACTGGTGGCAGCTGGAGAGTCACTGGCGGACGAAGAGAAG ATGGTGGTCCTCGCTCGGCTGGTTGGCGTGAACACACTGGTCCAGGTGAAGTTCGCCGCAGGAAGTTTGATTTCGACTTCCGGGATGGAGGGAGTGAGGGAGGCAGAAGGAGAGCAGGCAGCGATGGAGCAGAAGAGGAAAGAGATGGCCTGCCAGAGTGGTGCACAGATGAGGAAGACGGAGAAATGGGAACCTTTGATTCTTCTGGAGCATTTATGTCTGTTAAG AAGGGCCCGAAAGACCCCATTCCAGAAGAAGAGTTTGAGTTCCAGGGGTTGGAGGATGAGGAAGAGAACGGTGCTAATCAAGAGAAGAATGGCACTGGTGCTGAAAAAAGCGAGAAAG ATGTCATTGACTCCGCTCCAGTGTCTGAAATTGAAGTGAAACCGGTTTCTCCttcccctcctcctcctctccctccctctcttccTGCTCCTGTCCTTGAGGCTGTGCCCTCTGCTGCCCCCTCTGGCTTGGAGGAGCCTCACCTTGTCCCCTCCATTCCTAACAAATTACCAAGTGAAG TGTTATCAGAGGCCATGTTAGATTTGAGCCCCAGTGCCTCCTCCAGTCTGCCTTCATCGCCTCCCTCCTTGTCCTCTGCTGCTACTGACCTCCCACCTCCGGGGGGCGATATTGAGGATGACGAGGGCATGAAGCACCTGCAACAG GAGGCAGAGAAGATGGTGGCAGCGCTCCAGGACACCTCTCTAGAGGAAGAGTGCTTCACACAGACTCTTCAGGAGAGCAGAAACACAGCCTCTGCTCTTCCTCTCTCCCATGACTCTGCCATGAAATGGTTTTACAAAGACCCGCAAGGAGAGATCCAGG GTCCGTTCAGTACAGTGGAAATGTGTGAATGGTTTCAGGCGGGGTATTTCGCCATGAACCTGCTTGTTAAACGTGGTTGTGATGAGGGATTTCAGCCGTTGGGGGAAGTCATTAAGATGTGGGGGCGTGTGCCTTTTGCCCCTGGTCCCTCCCCTCCGCCCCTCCTG GGTAATATGGATCAGGAGCGGTTAAAGAAGCAGCAGGAATTAGCTGCTGCCACGGCTCTTTaccagcagcaacagcagctgTTTCAGCTCATCAACAG GTGTGGAGAGCAGGGTATGATGCCTTCGTTAAACAGGTCGATGTCAGTGCCAGATACAGGGTCCATGTGGGACATGCATACCTCAGCCTCACAGCCAGCAg GCGGTGAGGCCAGTCTATGGGACTTAATGAATTCTTCAACTCAGGGTCCAATTCTAGAACAGCTTCAGAAG CTACATGAGAGAAGAGAAGCTGAACTCAGGGCCAAGCGTGAGGAAGAGGAAAGGAAACGGAGGGATGAAAAAAGGAGGGAAGAGCAGAAAaggagagaggaggaggagctTTACAGGCGCAAGCAG CAGCAGGATTTGCTGATGAAGTTGCTCCAGCAGGCTCCGCGTCAGGGTTCCTCTGGCTCTGGGTCGGGTTGGAGCGGGGGACCCATCCCTGGGCTGGGAAAGCAGACCAAGCCCCACAACCTCCTGGACATCCAGCAGGAGGCTGAAAGAATGCACAAACAACAGCACAGAGTCCAGCAACAGCAGAGg TGGAATGATGCCTCTTCGTTGTGGGGGGCAGCCGGGTCTTTGGATGGAAAGGTGGGTGGTGGTGGCAGCCCCTCGGGAGGAGGGATGGGGGTCTGGGACGAGGCCCTCAAGAACCAGAGCGCTCTTCGGAACAACATGGGGCTGAAGAACAGCCGCAGCAGTCCCTCATTGAG TGAGCAGTACATGATGAGGGGCCGTAAGCGCACTGAGGAGGAGGAGCGGCTGTTGAAACTCCTGCAGGGGATGAAGTCTCAGGATGGCTTCACCACCTGGTGTGAACAGATGCTGCATGCGCTCAACACCTCCGCCAATAACTCTTCCTCTTCCCAGGATG TGCCCACCATTGTGGCGTACCTGAAGGAGGTGGAGTCTCCGTATGAGGTGTTGAACTTTATCTGCTCCTATCTGGGCGACACTGTTGAAGCCAAAGAGTTCGCCAGACAGTTCCTGGAGCGCCGTGCCAAACAGAAAGCTAACCACCAGAGACAGCAGCAGCAG CTCTCCAAAGAGATGGCTGGACTAAGCATGAACAACTTCCCTCTCCAG GATACTGTACGCGGAATGAACCCCAGTGCCCTGCAGTCTATGTTCCaggcagtgcattctgggaagGGGGGTGTGGTCTATGATCAGGCAGCAAAGCTGAAGAAGAAACAGCCCATGATGCTGCACTCTGACCCAAGCATCTTAG GGTACTCATTCCATGGTGGCCCTGATCGGTATGGTCTAAACGAGATGGAGATGGTCGAGGATTACTAA